A single window of Calditrichota bacterium DNA harbors:
- a CDS encoding S8 family serine peptidase, whose translation MMILSLKRGTALAIFLFFGFTTLFAGTLSKNSKVSPYVKVLMDRLEQKNISVSDYSALGLEKAEHGLRISLLLTKTDESSLRAKIQSIGGDVGSEDGKFLTAYIPENRVADVAGWDDIAYITHYLPARPVLDVSSRVIQANWVHDGQSPLSRGYKGKDVIIGIVDSGVDWSHPGFKNADGTTRILYIWDQTASGTKPAFFNYGTEWTSSQINAGNCTEIDGPGSSGHGTHVTGIAAGNGRPDEKYVGIAPQADIIVVKTDFDFNHIIDAVEYVFRRAGALGKPAVVNLSLATQQGPHDGTTTPEQMLASKIGKGRVIVAAASNEGNINVHVSYSIANQERATGFVAYSNDTHDVDVDVWYSGGNIDVALAGLDENLNVLTSSAWVSPGGRIANRTFSANGTTYGIYTIDATETNNPFNGLRHVYIEITNANGSYDFTSDVITWVLKTRGTGTLNAWVYGDNGEFDSFSGTMNGLTFVGGDNRCSVGMPATSDALIAVGSFVTKTRWTSQDGNTYQVSNAPLIGDISPFSSRGPTRDGRIKPDVMAPGEVIASAMSADANLMTTSPQRVLPGEKYLVLQGTSMASPHVAGVAALMLEKDPGLTASLIKNFLKQTASSDTYTGTPPNNDWGYGKVNAFRVMSFLATNVQNPKQAAIPEKLNLMEAYPNPFSAVGQQLAVISYDLPREGTVRLRMVNLLGQTVRMFTPGKQAAGRHRIFWNGRNEQDQIVPSGIYFYELTAGHVHQIKKMVLVR comes from the coding sequence ATGATGATACTGAGTCTTAAAAGAGGTACAGCCCTGGCCATTTTTTTATTTTTTGGTTTTACCACGCTTTTCGCGGGGACGTTATCCAAAAATTCAAAAGTATCTCCTTACGTAAAAGTGTTGATGGATCGTCTGGAACAGAAAAATATTTCCGTGTCCGATTACAGCGCCCTTGGATTGGAAAAAGCGGAACACGGTTTAAGGATTTCCCTTCTTCTGACCAAAACGGATGAATCTTCTCTGCGGGCAAAAATCCAATCGATCGGGGGCGATGTGGGATCGGAAGATGGAAAATTCTTAACCGCATACATTCCGGAAAACCGTGTGGCAGATGTTGCCGGATGGGATGATATTGCTTACATCACCCACTACTTGCCGGCGCGTCCGGTGCTGGATGTAAGTTCCCGGGTGATTCAGGCCAATTGGGTGCACGACGGGCAATCGCCGCTTTCACGCGGATACAAGGGGAAGGATGTTATTATTGGAATTGTGGATTCCGGTGTGGATTGGTCCCATCCGGGGTTCAAAAATGCCGACGGCACCACGCGGATTCTTTATATTTGGGACCAAACCGCGTCAGGAACAAAACCAGCCTTTTTCAATTATGGAACCGAGTGGACCTCCAGTCAAATCAATGCCGGTAACTGCACGGAAATTGACGGACCCGGCAGTTCGGGACACGGAACCCACGTGACGGGAATTGCCGCCGGGAATGGGCGTCCCGATGAAAAATATGTGGGAATCGCGCCTCAGGCCGATATTATTGTGGTGAAAACGGATTTCGATTTTAATCACATTATCGATGCGGTCGAATACGTATTCCGGCGTGCGGGGGCACTGGGGAAACCGGCTGTGGTAAATCTGAGTCTGGCCACTCAGCAAGGGCCCCACGATGGTACCACCACCCCTGAGCAGATGCTGGCAAGTAAAATAGGCAAAGGCCGGGTTATTGTGGCGGCGGCTTCCAATGAAGGGAACATCAATGTACATGTCTCCTACTCAATTGCCAACCAGGAAAGAGCCACCGGGTTTGTGGCCTATTCCAACGATACACACGACGTGGATGTGGATGTTTGGTATTCCGGCGGAAATATCGATGTCGCTCTGGCAGGTCTGGATGAGAATTTAAACGTCTTGACATCCAGTGCATGGGTCAGTCCGGGGGGGCGGATTGCCAATCGAACCTTTTCTGCTAACGGCACAACCTACGGTATTTACACCATTGATGCCACAGAGACCAACAATCCGTTTAACGGACTCCGTCACGTGTATATTGAAATTACCAATGCCAACGGATCCTATGATTTCACGTCGGATGTCATTACCTGGGTCTTGAAAACGCGGGGAACCGGTACGCTCAACGCCTGGGTTTACGGGGATAACGGAGAATTTGATTCCTTCTCCGGGACGATGAACGGCCTAACCTTTGTCGGCGGTGATAACCGGTGTAGTGTTGGAATGCCGGCCACATCCGATGCCCTGATTGCGGTGGGGTCATTTGTCACCAAAACCCGGTGGACAAGCCAGGACGGGAATACGTACCAGGTGAGCAACGCACCCCTCATAGGCGACATCTCCCCGTTTTCCAGCCGGGGACCCACCCGGGACGGCCGCATCAAACCGGATGTTATGGCACCCGGTGAAGTCATTGCCTCCGCTATGTCTGCAGATGCCAACCTGATGACGACCTCTCCGCAAAGGGTTTTGCCCGGCGAAAAGTATCTGGTTTTACAGGGCACCAGTATGGCCTCTCCTCACGTGGCGGGGGTTGCGGCTCTCATGCTGGAAAAGGACCCCGGATTAACGGCTTCGCTGATTAAAAATTTTCTCAAACAGACGGCTTCATCCGATACCTACACCGGAACGCCTCCCAACAACGATTGGGGGTATGGTAAAGTAAATGCGTTTCGGGTCATGTCCTTTCTGGCCACGAATGTCCAGAACCCAAAACAAGCCGCTATTCCCGAAAAACTGAACCTGATGGAGGCGTATCCCAACCCGTTTTCGGCTGTTGGGCAACAGCTGGCCGTAATTTCTTACGACCTGCCGCGGGAAGGAACGGTTCGGCTTCGAATGGTGAATCTTCTGGGGCAAACCGTAAGGATGTTTACGCCGGGAAAACAGGCCGCAGGAAGGCACCGTATTTTTTGGAACGGCCGAAACGAACAGGATCAGATCGTGCCTTCGGGAATCTATTTTTACGAACTCACTGCGGGACACGTGCATCAGATCAAAAAAATGGTGCTGGTACGGTAG